In Triticum urartu cultivar G1812 chromosome 6, Tu2.1, whole genome shotgun sequence, the following proteins share a genomic window:
- the LOC125513473 gene encoding uncharacterized protein LOC125513473, giving the protein MGQCGCFGAAQKEQRAEADRLEAQEARARAAEAAQKRQQEYEKSAAGRAARAHIKAMKEAKTSSNQGEPVLKWQMG; this is encoded by the exons ATGGGACAGTGCGGATGCTTCGGGGCGGCGCAGAAGGAGCAGCGGGCGGAGGCCGACCGCCTCGAGGCGCAGGAGGCCCGCGCAAGGGCCGCCGAGGCCGCCCAGAAGAG GCAGCAGGAATATGAAAAGTCAGCTGCTGGACGAGCAGCACGAGCACATATTAAAGCTATGAAGGAGGCCAAGACATCATCAAACCAAGGAGAGCCGGTTCTGAAG TGGCAGATGGGGTAA